The Celeribacter baekdonensis genomic interval GTGGGCAAATCTGGATATCTGAAATGCGAGATGGTGACCGGGTTGACCCCGGAATTGACCAGATCGCGATAGGCCTGTGAGCCGGTATCAAGCGCTTGGTGCACCAAAATCCCAGCACCATCCAAGGCGGCGATAATGCCAAAGGACAACAACCCCGCCCCGCCGATGGCAAAGGCCACCGGGAAGCCTGTGAGAATTCCACTGAACAGACAGAGGAACACGATGATGAGGCCGATTTCTACGCCATCAAGTCCGAAAAGCATGTCTTTGATCCCTCTTAGTCTTCTGTGTTGGTCGCATTTTCGGACCGGAAAACCGGTGCCCACTTTTCCTGAAAATGCTCCAGTGTGTTGGTCGCATTTTCGGACCGGAAAACCGGTGCCCACTTGTCCTGAAAATGCTCCAGTGTGTTGGTCGCATTTTCGGACCGGAAAACCGGTGCCCACTTGTCCTGAAAATGCTCCATATTAGTGCGTGCCCTCAAAGGCTTCTTCGCCCGCGCCAAGCGTGTCTCGGTCAAGATATTTGCCAGCCGCGTCTTCGCCCTCAAGGAATTCGAGGTAGGAGCGATAGAAAAACGCCAACGCCTGAATGATCACCAGGCTGATGAAACACAGCATCAAGATTTTAAACAGGAAATAGCCGTTAAACCCGTTCGCCGAAAACGACACCGTTTCGACATTCCATTTCACGATCCGCGCTTTGCGCAGCATCAACTCAAGCTTGTCAGAGGCTGAGACTTTCGGCGTGATCAGGTGCCGCCAGAGGAAGAACCACGCGTACATCCATGTCAAAAACGCCACTGGCAGCATGAAAAACAGCGAGCCGAACATGTCGATCACCCGTTTCGCCCGATGCGACACACCCGCGTAAACCAAATCGACGCGCACATGGCTGCCCTGCACGAAAGCGTAGGAAACGCAGAGCGCGACGACGAGGGCATTTTCAAATTTCAAGCTCTCGGAAAACCAGCCGACCGACTGGGTGAACCCCGCACCAAACGGCGCGATGGTGATTTCGCCCAATCGAAAAATCGACTGAAGGAAAACCACCATAATCTGTTGCAGCACCATCAAAAGACCGGCCCAAGCCGCCAGACGACCAACCGTGTTGGTGATTTTCTCAAGCCCGCGCACCAGCCCCCACATAAACGGGCGGTGGAAAAAGCCGATCAGGCTGATAACGATGATGATGTCGAGGAAAACAAACAAAAATTCTTTGGACCCCCCAAAATAAACAAAGCGCAACAGGCTTTCTTTATTCGACCAATCCAGCCATGCGCCCGGATGGGTCACGGCCTGAATGATGTGCCAAAATCCAAGGCCGAGATTGACGACAAGGGCCAAAAGCCCGTCGAACACCGCGCCAAAGAAAGATGTGCTGGCCTGCTCTTCCATGGTTGCTGTCCCCTTTTCGGACCGG includes:
- a CDS encoding TRAP transporter small permease subunit, with the protein product MEEQASTSFFGAVFDGLLALVVNLGLGFWHIIQAVTHPGAWLDWSNKESLLRFVYFGGSKEFLFVFLDIIIVISLIGFFHRPFMWGLVRGLEKITNTVGRLAAWAGLLMVLQQIMVVFLQSIFRLGEITIAPFGAGFTQSVGWFSESLKFENALVVALCVSYAFVQGSHVRVDLVYAGVSHRAKRVIDMFGSLFFMLPVAFLTWMYAWFFLWRHLITPKVSASDKLELMLRKARIVKWNVETVSFSANGFNGYFLFKILMLCFISLVIIQALAFFYRSYLEFLEGEDAAGKYLDRDTLGAGEEAFEGTH